The following proteins come from a genomic window of Haloplanus salinus:
- a CDS encoding RNA-guided endonuclease InsQ/TnpB family protein, whose amino-acid sequence MEIRRTVPVKLDVADSDADLLHETISEFLWAANYVVDHAWQGEYKTTSKAELQRETYDDVRAETRLQANLVQNARNKAADAVQSVVARWKQGDCAGKPRFTAPTLVYDKRCATFNDDHATLSTVEGRITAKYVLPDESRETPHSEYLFNDDYEVTGGELHYRDGEFYLHVRTKADVEFETADKGNDEHSTVLGVDLGIENVAVTSTGEFWNGSELNHWHREFEKRRGSLQQHGTRAAHETIQSIGCTETGRYDHFLHTVSKELVAEAVENNCDVIAFEYLTGIRERMPNAKKFHAWAFRRLFEYVEYKAEVVGISVEQVSPAYTSQRCSKCGFTHENNRPASDRQAVFECLKCGYSPHADYNAAKNIGLKYLRSAQKSSGGGAPVNVRLNRGTLNVNGNYRPAADGGQNGSPRESPITRTKGSG is encoded by the coding sequence ATGGAGATACGTCGCACCGTCCCCGTTAAACTCGACGTGGCCGACAGCGACGCCGACCTTCTCCACGAAACCATCTCCGAGTTCCTGTGGGCCGCCAACTACGTCGTCGACCACGCGTGGCAAGGCGAGTACAAGACCACGAGCAAAGCCGAGCTCCAACGGGAAACATACGACGACGTGCGGGCCGAAACGAGGCTCCAAGCTAACCTCGTTCAGAACGCTCGCAACAAGGCCGCCGACGCCGTACAGAGCGTCGTCGCTCGGTGGAAGCAAGGTGACTGCGCGGGGAAGCCGCGCTTCACCGCCCCGACGCTCGTCTACGACAAGCGGTGTGCGACGTTCAACGACGACCACGCGACGCTCTCAACCGTCGAAGGGCGTATCACCGCCAAGTACGTCCTCCCCGACGAGAGCCGCGAGACGCCCCACTCGGAGTATCTGTTCAACGATGACTACGAAGTGACGGGCGGGGAACTCCACTACCGCGACGGTGAGTTCTACCTTCACGTCCGAACAAAGGCGGATGTGGAGTTCGAGACCGCCGACAAAGGCAACGACGAGCACAGCACAGTCCTCGGCGTTGACCTCGGCATCGAGAACGTCGCCGTCACTTCGACAGGCGAGTTCTGGAACGGGTCGGAGTTGAACCACTGGCACCGCGAGTTCGAGAAACGGCGTGGGTCGCTCCAACAGCATGGAACACGGGCCGCCCACGAAACCATCCAGTCGATCGGATGCACCGAGACGGGTCGCTACGACCACTTCTTACACACTGTCTCGAAGGAACTCGTCGCGGAAGCCGTCGAAAACAACTGTGACGTGATCGCGTTCGAGTACCTGACTGGGATTCGTGAGCGGATGCCGAACGCCAAGAAATTCCACGCGTGGGCGTTCCGACGCCTGTTTGAGTACGTCGAATACAAAGCCGAAGTCGTCGGCATCTCGGTTGAACAGGTGAGTCCCGCATACACGAGCCAGCGGTGTTCTAAGTGCGGCTTCACTCACGAAAACAACCGCCCGGCCTCGGACAGACAGGCTGTATTCGAGTGCCTGAAATGTGGGTACTCACCACACGCGGACTACAACGCGGCGAAGAATATCGGTCTAAAGTATCTCCGCTCGGCGCAAAAGTCGTCGGGCGGAGGCGCACCCGTAAACGTGCGCTTGAATCGCGGGACATTGAACGTGAACGGCAATTACCGGCCTGCCGCCGACGGCGGCCAGAACGGGAGTCCACGCGAAAGCCCCATCACCAGAACCAAAGGTTCTGGTTAG
- a CDS encoding cation-translocating P-type ATPase, translating into MTATVTITFVIGHAIIMYLVKYRARYGRWFVSSTVGFIPALKHGAFSSHFRNNVERTDDEYRGEPTEVALQRIADEADVEPTGERLRETQFSSERKRMTVLVDDGAVTAYMKGAPEVVLDRCNTIRKDGETHELTDDERQEILDQTESFAGDALRVLGFASKAIDDPSAEPDQIEDEMVFLGLQGMLDPPREGVEAAIDDCQSAGVRTVLATGDNLTTAEAVGEQVGLDPDGAVTGSDIDDQSDDQFTSTVEDIDVFARVTPDHKVRLLNALQDNGHTVVMTGDGVNDAPALTQADVGVAMGERGTDVARQASDMILRDDNFATIRDAIREGRGIFENVRKFVNYLVSTNTGEVLVVFLGVLLGSLLFPAQFSGTSQALILTPILILWINLVADTLPALALGADPHADGLMDQPPRPPDEGVINTRVLVSILTIATLLAVTGLGLFFYALDTTGSLLRAQSLLFTFIVVVELIRIQVIRSRYDQPLRSNRWLVGAIGVSLLVHITVLYTPLHDVFQVVPLTLVEWGLIAAGFVVFLLLNVVVSASNNRLFESRT; encoded by the coding sequence GTGACAGCCACCGTGACCATTACGTTTGTAATCGGACATGCTATCATTATGTATCTGGTGAAATATCGGGCGCGCTATGGTCGGTGGTTCGTGTCATCGACTGTCGGATTCATCCCCGCGCTAAAGCACGGGGCTTTCTCCTCGCACTTCCGTAACAACGTAGAGCGGACGGACGACGAGTATCGTGGTGAGCCGACCGAAGTCGCGCTCCAGCGGATCGCGGACGAGGCAGATGTCGAACCAACTGGAGAGCGGCTCCGTGAAACTCAGTTCTCCTCGGAGCGAAAACGGATGACCGTACTCGTCGACGATGGAGCGGTGACGGCCTATATGAAGGGGGCACCGGAAGTCGTCCTAGATCGATGTAATACTATTCGCAAGGACGGTGAGACACACGAGCTTACGGACGACGAACGCCAGGAAATTCTCGACCAAACGGAGTCGTTTGCCGGGGACGCGCTTCGAGTGCTGGGATTCGCATCGAAGGCTATCGACGATCCGTCGGCCGAACCGGATCAGATCGAGGACGAAATGGTATTTCTCGGCCTGCAGGGGATGCTCGATCCACCCCGAGAAGGGGTCGAAGCGGCCATCGACGACTGCCAATCAGCCGGTGTCCGGACTGTACTGGCGACCGGAGACAACCTCACCACGGCCGAGGCTGTCGGCGAGCAGGTCGGGCTCGATCCCGATGGTGCCGTTACGGGCAGTGACATCGACGACCAATCGGACGACCAGTTCACGAGTACGGTCGAAGATATCGATGTGTTCGCTCGAGTGACGCCAGATCACAAGGTTCGTCTGCTTAACGCGCTTCAGGACAATGGACACACTGTCGTGATGACTGGCGACGGCGTCAACGATGCGCCAGCACTCACGCAGGCGGACGTTGGGGTAGCGATGGGAGAGCGTGGTACCGACGTCGCTCGGCAGGCGTCAGATATGATTCTGCGGGACGACAACTTCGCGACAATCCGTGACGCGATCCGGGAGGGGCGGGGCATCTTCGAGAACGTGCGCAAGTTCGTCAACTATCTGGTCTCGACCAACACCGGGGAGGTACTGGTGGTGTTCCTCGGCGTACTGCTTGGGAGTCTGCTCTTCCCCGCACAGTTCTCGGGGACGTCGCAAGCGTTGATTTTGACGCCGATTCTGATCCTCTGGATCAACCTCGTCGCGGATACGCTTCCCGCGCTTGCACTCGGGGCCGATCCACACGCTGATGGGCTCATGGACCAGCCACCACGACCCCCTGACGAAGGCGTGATTAACACTCGCGTGTTGGTGTCGATTCTGACGATTGCAACCCTGCTAGCAGTGACGGGCCTCGGGCTCTTCTTCTATGCCCTCGATACCACCGGGTCGCTGCTGCGAGCCCAGTCGCTACTGTTTACGTTCATCGTCGTTGTCGAGTTGATCCGTATCCAAGTTATCCGCTCGCGGTACGACCAGCCGTTGCGTTCGAACCGGTGGCTCGTCGGTGCTATCGGTGTCTCGCTCCTCGTTCACATCACAGTCCTGTATACCCCGCTTCACGACGTTTTTCAGGTCGTTCCCCTCACCCTCGTCGAGTGGGGGTTGATCGCCGCTGGATTCGTCGTGTTCCTCCTGCTCAACGTGGTCGTATCCGCATCGAATAACCGACTCTTCGAGTCACGGACGTGA
- a CDS encoding RNA-guided endonuclease TnpB family protein, translating into MVTVAVTAKFHNPSLSRQKEWQRASRLYRDTKQFCINGWENSDFGKSVTTASIDNDLYSAIQNQAIREAKSDHSKDGEVRYRESQPFAINNQNWELDTTENGTVVVGFPCVSQWWYTPIEVYDDIADPVDRLVEGDADKTRLQVYRRGDDWYCTFNVEYDADTSGETPIGVDIGERHILAVTAYGEDESMLVSGGEAKYVRRKYRSLRESLSKAGALRARNRVGDKEQRRIKDLNHKLSRRLITFAEQFENPVIRMEDLEGIRENSSWSGVHSWHFHQLQQFITYKAERAGIRVEQVDAYHTSQRCSACGSMGTRDGDHFSCSGCDRGRHADLNASENIAQREGEPCTA; encoded by the coding sequence ATGGTCACGGTGGCTGTCACCGCCAAGTTCCACAACCCATCCCTCTCGCGGCAAAAAGAGTGGCAACGCGCCTCTCGTCTCTACCGCGATACCAAACAGTTCTGTATCAACGGATGGGAGAACAGCGACTTCGGGAAGTCCGTGACCACGGCCAGCATCGACAACGACCTCTACTCGGCCATCCAGAACCAAGCCATCCGTGAGGCGAAATCCGACCACAGTAAGGACGGGGAAGTTCGCTACCGAGAGAGTCAACCGTTCGCCATCAACAACCAGAACTGGGAACTCGACACGACCGAGAACGGCACAGTCGTCGTCGGCTTCCCGTGCGTCTCCCAATGGTGGTACACCCCAATAGAGGTGTACGACGACATTGCCGACCCCGTAGACCGACTGGTGGAGGGTGACGCTGACAAGACCCGCCTACAGGTGTACCGTCGCGGCGACGACTGGTATTGTACGTTCAACGTGGAATACGACGCCGACACGTCGGGTGAGACACCGATCGGTGTCGATATTGGCGAACGACACATCCTCGCTGTGACAGCCTATGGCGAGGATGAGTCGATGCTGGTGTCTGGTGGTGAGGCGAAATACGTTCGACGCAAATATCGTTCCCTACGCGAGTCGCTTTCGAAAGCGGGTGCGCTTCGCGCACGTAACCGCGTAGGTGACAAAGAACAGCGTCGAATCAAAGACCTGAATCACAAACTCTCCCGTCGCCTCATCACGTTCGCGGAACAGTTCGAGAATCCCGTCATCCGGATGGAAGACCTCGAAGGTATCCGCGAGAACAGCTCATGGTCAGGTGTTCACTCGTGGCATTTCCACCAACTCCAACAGTTCATCACGTACAAAGCTGAACGCGCTGGGATTCGTGTTGAGCAGGTCGATGCGTACCACACCAGCCAGCGGTGTTCAGCGTGTGGTTCGATGGGGACCCGTGATGGCGACCACTTTTCGTGTTCGGGGTGCGACCGTGGGCGACACGCAGACCTGAACGCTTCAGAGAACATCGCACAACGGGAGGGTGAACCATGTACGGCGTAA
- a CDS encoding HAD-IC family P-type ATPase, with the protein MSTDDIFSALATGETGLSSDEAARRLSEYGTNDIHDAEQTSLLELLVSQFRDPLIYLLVVAALLSLGVGFIPSGEPNYTEAAFIVLIIGVNGLFGFVQDYQATRSIEALRELASPDATVYRDGRKQTIDAEQVVPGDIIYLEQGDAVPADARVLESDELRTSESPLTGESAPVEKATETVDEGTPLAERRNMAYKNTTVVKGRGSGVVVETGMETEVGGIATQLGEADDQQTPFQAEVEHLGKQIGGLVVALIVLVVAVQFLFTATDPVAILLVGITLAVAGVPEGLPAVVTFTLALGAREMVDRNALVRRLPVVESLGSVDVIVTDKTGTITENRMTVTRLYTSGSVVDLADSTTKSEGDPRESAQSTAEGDQLTTPALVPLLRCGALFDILPALKREDSTKWIFRLRVSSGLKYAFAWTVNGRHRVVTNGVRSSACSPVNGAFLPAYSERQQRGTTFHEQSGVAR; encoded by the coding sequence ATGTCGACTGACGACATCTTCTCGGCGTTGGCGACCGGCGAGACGGGACTTTCGTCTGATGAAGCGGCTCGCAGACTGTCGGAGTACGGCACGAACGACATCCACGACGCTGAGCAGACGTCGCTTCTCGAGCTACTTGTCTCACAGTTTCGTGACCCACTCATCTATCTCCTCGTCGTAGCCGCACTCCTGTCTCTCGGTGTGGGCTTCATTCCTAGCGGTGAACCAAATTACACCGAAGCAGCGTTCATCGTCCTCATCATCGGTGTCAACGGGCTGTTCGGATTTGTTCAGGATTATCAGGCCACACGGTCGATCGAAGCGCTTCGTGAACTCGCGAGCCCGGATGCGACCGTCTACCGCGACGGGCGGAAGCAGACGATCGATGCCGAACAGGTCGTCCCCGGTGATATCATCTACCTCGAACAAGGGGATGCAGTTCCAGCCGACGCCCGAGTACTGGAGAGTGACGAGTTGCGGACGAGCGAATCACCGCTCACTGGGGAAAGCGCACCTGTCGAGAAAGCGACCGAGACCGTAGACGAAGGGACGCCGCTGGCCGAACGCCGCAACATGGCCTATAAGAACACGACCGTCGTGAAAGGTCGCGGAAGCGGGGTCGTTGTCGAAACCGGCATGGAGACCGAGGTCGGTGGGATTGCGACACAACTCGGGGAGGCTGACGATCAACAGACACCGTTTCAGGCAGAGGTCGAGCATCTCGGAAAACAGATCGGTGGGCTGGTCGTCGCGCTGATCGTCCTGGTCGTCGCCGTGCAATTTCTGTTCACCGCAACGGATCCAGTTGCCATCCTCCTCGTTGGAATCACCCTTGCCGTTGCCGGCGTCCCGGAGGGATTGCCTGCAGTCGTGACGTTCACGCTGGCGTTGGGCGCACGGGAGATGGTCGACCGGAACGCGTTGGTCAGACGACTCCCGGTCGTCGAAAGTCTCGGCTCCGTCGATGTCATCGTCACCGACAAGACCGGGACGATCACTGAAAACCGGATGACAGTGACGCGGCTGTACACGTCGGGCTCCGTCGTTGATCTAGCCGATTCGACCACGAAATCGGAGGGCGATCCCAGGGAAAGCGCGCAAAGTACCGCCGAGGGCGACCAACTGACGACTCCAGCACTCGTTCCACTGTTACGATGTGGTGCGCTCTTTGACATCCTCCCCGCGCTAAAGCGCGAGGATTCCACAAAGTGGATATTCAGGTTGCGTGTTTCCTCGGGCCTCAAGTACGCTTTCGCGTGGACCGTCAACGGTCGCCACCGAGTTGTGACCAACGGTGTGCGTTCCAGCGCGTGTAGCCCTGTCAATGGGGCCTTCCTCCCCGCATATAGCGAGCGTCAACAGCGTGGAACTACGTTCCACGAGCAATCGGGCGTAGCCCGATGA
- a CDS encoding universal stress protein: MFEQILFPTDGSDGAAFAFDHVADLADGHDATVHILNVADTTGNGILQIRGDDIDTLEQEGDRIVTEAANRAHQRGIDTVTEVRQGEPYREIVDYAETHGFDLVVMPTHGRRGLERFLLGSTCERVVRRADVPVLTIRPDDDVRVTHPYRNVLVPTDGSDCANQALALGADIADSEDAVLHLLSVIAIAALGADVRPDIRMGMVEENAHELLDEAAAFAENAGIETASTTVEYTPSIHEAILTYIDDYDIDLVVVGTHGRTGFSRYVLGSVTEYLVRTSPIPVLTVRAPEGDTKDVSG; this comes from the coding sequence GTGTTCGAACAGATCCTCTTTCCCACGGATGGGAGTGACGGAGCAGCATTCGCTTTCGATCACGTCGCAGATCTCGCAGACGGCCACGACGCAACAGTCCACATCCTCAACGTCGCAGATACGACGGGGAACGGTATTCTACAGATTCGAGGCGACGACATCGACACCCTCGAACAGGAGGGAGACCGAATCGTCACCGAGGCTGCCAACCGGGCACACCAGCGTGGAATAGACACCGTCACGGAAGTCCGCCAAGGGGAACCGTATCGCGAGATCGTCGACTACGCCGAAACACACGGATTCGATCTCGTCGTCATGCCAACGCACGGACGCCGGGGACTCGAACGGTTTCTGCTCGGTAGCACCTGCGAGCGAGTCGTCCGCCGGGCAGACGTTCCTGTACTCACGATTCGACCCGACGACGACGTCAGAGTTACTCACCCCTACCGGAACGTCCTCGTCCCCACCGACGGGAGTGACTGTGCAAACCAAGCGCTCGCCCTCGGCGCCGACATCGCGGACAGTGAGGATGCAGTACTGCACCTCCTCTCTGTGATCGCTATCGCGGCGTTGGGGGCCGATGTTCGCCCCGATATCCGGATGGGGATGGTAGAAGAGAATGCCCACGAACTGCTCGACGAGGCTGCGGCGTTCGCCGAAAACGCTGGTATCGAAACAGCGTCGACGACGGTCGAATACACCCCCTCGATTCACGAGGCGATCCTCACCTACATCGACGACTACGACATAGACCTCGTCGTCGTCGGCACACACGGGCGTACGGGCTTCAGCCGGTACGTGCTGGGAAGCGTCACCGAGTATCTCGTTCGTACATCACCGATTCCGGTACTGACGGTCCGAGCACCCGAAGGTGACACAAAGGACGTTTCCGGATAG
- a CDS encoding DUF7557 family protein, which translates to MTYTLEISDDLKDRLDDHLEEDESYEEFITELVSIYETEGEFLQEGYSE; encoded by the coding sequence ATGACCTACACGCTCGAAATCAGCGACGACCTCAAAGACCGACTGGACGACCACCTCGAGGAGGACGAATCGTACGAGGAGTTCATCACGGAGTTAGTTTCCATCTACGAGACGGAAGGGGAATTCCTCCAAGAGGGATATTCGGAGTGA
- a CDS encoding DUF5828 family protein encodes MEERVSGFRVRGSWEDVVAHGGRITRALRESDADEDALAEWDDWRPKAHEDLGEEVSEKAVEKASLERGAGERAGQAATEDLERASEHALESIEKAEGDGPEDILEKREDALEYGLRAVDTTTRKAIRTLETAVYERVMTRFAPYYFDNELVSANLRETTRLEDGGEFVFQVNSHDDQLKEKASQRLDMVGEAGRGDV; translated from the coding sequence ATGGAAGAACGCGTCTCCGGCTTTCGTGTCCGCGGATCGTGGGAAGATGTCGTCGCACACGGTGGGCGGATCACCCGTGCGTTGCGGGAGAGCGATGCCGATGAGGACGCACTCGCCGAGTGGGACGACTGGCGGCCGAAAGCCCACGAAGACCTCGGTGAGGAAGTGAGCGAGAAGGCCGTCGAGAAGGCCAGTCTCGAACGAGGTGCTGGCGAACGGGCCGGACAGGCTGCCACGGAGGATCTCGAACGGGCGAGCGAGCACGCTCTCGAATCGATCGAGAAAGCCGAAGGGGACGGCCCCGAGGACATACTCGAGAAGCGGGAGGACGCCCTCGAATATGGGCTCCGTGCGGTCGACACGACCACGCGGAAGGCCATCCGCACGCTCGAAACAGCTGTCTACGAGCGAGTGATGACTCGATTTGCACCATATTACTTCGATAACGAACTCGTGAGTGCGAACCTTCGAGAGACGACACGGCTGGAAGATGGAGGCGAGTTCGTATTCCAGGTGAACAGTCACGACGACCAACTCAAAGAGAAAGCCAGCCAGCGACTCGACATGGTCGGAGAGGCCGGCCGAGGGGACGTATGA